From a region of the Hippopotamus amphibius kiboko isolate mHipAmp2 chromosome 3, mHipAmp2.hap2, whole genome shotgun sequence genome:
- the LOC130849495 gene encoding olfactory receptor 5L1-like, which produces MGKENCTTGTEFILLGFSDAPELRVFLFLGFLSIYGVTILGNLGMIALIQVSSQLHTPMYFFLSHLSFVDFCYSTIIVPKMLANILNEDKTISFLGCAVQFYLFCTCGVTEVILLAVMAYDRFVAICDPLLYMVTMSRNLCVELVSCCYLCGTVCSLIHLCLALKIPSYRSNVINHFFCDLPPLLSLACSDVTVNQLLIYIGATLNETITIMVILTSYLFILLTILRMRSAEGRCKTFSTFASHLTAIIVFHGTILFIYCQPHSDNSIGSDKVATVFYTVVIPMLNPLIYSLRNKDVKEALRKVKNFKIFS; this is translated from the coding sequence ATGGGCAAGGAAAACTGCACCACTGGGACAGAGTTCATCCTCCTTGGATTCTCAGATGCCCCTGAGTTGAGAGTCTTCCTCTTTCTGGGGTTTCTTTCCATCTATGGAGTCACGATTTTGGGCAACCTGGGCATGATTGCCCTGATCCAGGTCAGCTCTCAActtcacacccccatgtactttttcctcagcCACTTGTCCTTTGTGGATTTCTGTTACTCCACTATCATCGTGCCAAAGATGTTGGCTAACATCTTAAATGAAGACAAAACCATTTCCTTCCTGGGATGTGCTGTGCAATTCTACTTGTTTTGCACATGTGGGGTAACTGAGGTCATCCTGctggctgtgatggcctatgatcgCTTTGTGGCCATCTGTGACCCACTGTTGTACATGGTCACCATGTCCCGAAACCTCTGTGTGGAGCTGGTGTCTTGTTGCTACCTCTGTGGGACTGTGTGTTCTCTGATTCATTTGTGTTTAGCTCTTAAGATCCCATCCTACAGATCAAATGTGATCAACCACTTCTTTTGTGATCTACCCCCTCTCTTGTCTCTTGCTTGCTCTGATGTCACTGTGAATCAACTGCTGATATACATTGGGGCCACTCTCAATGAGACCATCACCATCATGGTCATCCTCACCTCCTACTTGTTTATCCTCCTCACCATCCTGAGGATGCGCTCTGCAGAGGGAAGGTGCAAAACCTTTTCCACCTTTGCCTCCCACCTCACAGCCATCATTGTCTTCCATGGAACAATCCTTTTCATTTATTGCCAGCCCCATTCTGACAACAGTATAGGCTCTGACAAAGTGGCCACAGTGTTCTACACAGTAGTCATTCCCATGCTGAACCCCCTAATCTATAGTCTGAGGAACAAGGATGTGAAAGAAGCTCTCAGAAAAGTGaagaacttcaaaatattttcctag